In the Sarcophilus harrisii chromosome 1, mSarHar1.11, whole genome shotgun sequence genome, one interval contains:
- the TMEM68 gene encoding transmembrane protein 68 isoform X3, which translates to MIEKNHTCSEGQDSVPYIICLVHLLEGWIDVQQLEDYLNFVNYLLWVFTPLIVLILPYFTIFLLYLTIIFLHIYKRKNVLKEAYSHNLWDGARKTVATVWDGHAAVWHGYEVHGIEKIPEEGPALIIFYHGAIPIDYYYFMARIFIHTGRTCRVVADHFVFKIPGFSLLLDVFCALHGPREKCVEVLKSGHLLAISPGGVREALLSDETYSIIWGDRKGFAQVAIDAKVPIIPMFTQNIREGFRSLGGTSKTYIILIFSIEYFKRFIQMAL; encoded by the exons atgatagagaaaaatcaCACTTGTTCTGAAGGGCAGGATTCTGTGCCCTATATAATTTGTCTGGTTCACCTATTGGAAGGATGGATTGATGTTCAACAATTAGaggattatttaaattttgttaactATCTTCTGTGGGTATTTACTCCACTAATAGTCTTGATACTCCCTTACtttaccatttttcttctttatcttactattattttcttacatatttACAAGAGGAAGAATGTATTAAAGGAAGCCTATTCCCATAATTTATGGGATGGTGCAAGAAAAACTGTAGCAACAGTATGGGATGGACATGCAGCAGTATGGCATg gTTATGAAGTTCATGGGATAGAAAAAATACCAGAAGAAGGACCAGCACTTATTATTTTTTACCATGGAGCCATTCCTATagattattactattttatgGCTAGAATCTTTATCCATACAGGCAGAACCTGCCGAGTAGTAGctgatcattttgtttttaaaatcccaG GGTTTAGTCTGTTGCTTGATGTGTTTTGTGCTCTACATGGACCAAGGGAAAAATGTGTTGAAGTACTGAAGAGTGGCCATTTGTTAGCTATTTCACCAGGTGGAGTTCGAGAAGCTCTTCTTAGTGATGAGACCTACAGCATAATTTGGGGAGATCGTAAAGGCTTTGCCCAGGTTGCTATAGATGCAAAAGTG cCCATCATTCCTATGTTTACACAAAATATTCGAGAAGGATTTAGATCACTTGGAGGAACAAGTAAGACGTACATCATATTAATTTTCtcaattgaatattttaaaag gTTTATTCAGATGGCTTTATGA
- the TMEM68 gene encoding transmembrane protein 68 isoform X4: MARIFIHTGRTCRVVADHFVFKIPGFSLLLDVFCALHGPREKCVEVLKSGHLLAISPGGVREALLSDETYSIIWGDRKGFAQVAIDAKVPIIPMFTQNIREGFRSLGGTSLFRWLYEKFRYPFAPIYGGFPVKLRTYLGDPIPYDPMVTAEELAEKTKNAVQELIDRHQRIPGNIMSALLERFHRKQEVN, from the exons atgGCTAGAATCTTTATCCATACAGGCAGAACCTGCCGAGTAGTAGctgatcattttgtttttaaaatcccaG GGTTTAGTCTGTTGCTTGATGTGTTTTGTGCTCTACATGGACCAAGGGAAAAATGTGTTGAAGTACTGAAGAGTGGCCATTTGTTAGCTATTTCACCAGGTGGAGTTCGAGAAGCTCTTCTTAGTGATGAGACCTACAGCATAATTTGGGGAGATCGTAAAGGCTTTGCCCAGGTTGCTATAGATGCAAAAGTG cCCATCATTCCTATGTTTACACAAAATATTCGAGAAGGATTTAGATCACTTGGAGGAACAA gTTTATTCAGATGGCTTTATGAAAAATTCCGATACCCATTTGCCCCTATTTATGGAGGTTTTCCAGTCAAATTACGTACATATTTAGGTGATCCTATCCCATATGATCCAATGGTAACAGCAGAAGAACTAGCTGAAAag acAAAGAATGCAGTTCAAGAGCTAATAGACAGACACCAAAGAATACCAGGAAACATCATGAGTGCTCTGTTGGAACGTTTTCATAGAAAACAAGAAGTcaactag
- the TMEM68 gene encoding transmembrane protein 68 isoform X1 gives MIEKNHTCSEGQDSVPYIICLVHLLEGWIDVQQLEDYLNFVNYLLWVFTPLIVLILPYFTIFLLYLTIIFLHIYKRKNVLKEAYSHNLWDGARKTVATVWDGHAAVWHGYEVHGIEKIPEEGPALIIFYHGAIPIDYYYFMARIFIHTGRTCRVVADHFVFKIPGFSLLLDVFCALHGPREKCVEVLKSGHLLAISPGGVREALLSDETYSIIWGDRKGFAQVAIDAKVPIIPMFTQNIREGFRSLGGTSLFRWLYEKFRYPFAPIYGGFPVKLRTYLGDPIPYDPMVTAEELAEKTKNAVQELIDRHQRIPGNIMSALLERFHRKQEVN, from the exons atgatagagaaaaatcaCACTTGTTCTGAAGGGCAGGATTCTGTGCCCTATATAATTTGTCTGGTTCACCTATTGGAAGGATGGATTGATGTTCAACAATTAGaggattatttaaattttgttaactATCTTCTGTGGGTATTTACTCCACTAATAGTCTTGATACTCCCTTACtttaccatttttcttctttatcttactattattttcttacatatttACAAGAGGAAGAATGTATTAAAGGAAGCCTATTCCCATAATTTATGGGATGGTGCAAGAAAAACTGTAGCAACAGTATGGGATGGACATGCAGCAGTATGGCATg gTTATGAAGTTCATGGGATAGAAAAAATACCAGAAGAAGGACCAGCACTTATTATTTTTTACCATGGAGCCATTCCTATagattattactattttatgGCTAGAATCTTTATCCATACAGGCAGAACCTGCCGAGTAGTAGctgatcattttgtttttaaaatcccaG GGTTTAGTCTGTTGCTTGATGTGTTTTGTGCTCTACATGGACCAAGGGAAAAATGTGTTGAAGTACTGAAGAGTGGCCATTTGTTAGCTATTTCACCAGGTGGAGTTCGAGAAGCTCTTCTTAGTGATGAGACCTACAGCATAATTTGGGGAGATCGTAAAGGCTTTGCCCAGGTTGCTATAGATGCAAAAGTG cCCATCATTCCTATGTTTACACAAAATATTCGAGAAGGATTTAGATCACTTGGAGGAACAA gTTTATTCAGATGGCTTTATGAAAAATTCCGATACCCATTTGCCCCTATTTATGGAGGTTTTCCAGTCAAATTACGTACATATTTAGGTGATCCTATCCCATATGATCCAATGGTAACAGCAGAAGAACTAGCTGAAAag acAAAGAATGCAGTTCAAGAGCTAATAGACAGACACCAAAGAATACCAGGAAACATCATGAGTGCTCTGTTGGAACGTTTTCATAGAAAACAAGAAGTcaactag
- the TMEM68 gene encoding transmembrane protein 68 isoform X2, whose amino-acid sequence MIEKNHTCSEGQDSVPYIICLVHLLEGWIDVQQLEDYLNFVNYLLWVFTPLIVLILPYFTIFLLYLTIIFLHIYKRKNVLKEAYSHNLWDGARKTVATVWDGHAAVWHGFSLLLDVFCALHGPREKCVEVLKSGHLLAISPGGVREALLSDETYSIIWGDRKGFAQVAIDAKVPIIPMFTQNIREGFRSLGGTSLFRWLYEKFRYPFAPIYGGFPVKLRTYLGDPIPYDPMVTAEELAEKTKNAVQELIDRHQRIPGNIMSALLERFHRKQEVN is encoded by the exons atgatagagaaaaatcaCACTTGTTCTGAAGGGCAGGATTCTGTGCCCTATATAATTTGTCTGGTTCACCTATTGGAAGGATGGATTGATGTTCAACAATTAGaggattatttaaattttgttaactATCTTCTGTGGGTATTTACTCCACTAATAGTCTTGATACTCCCTTACtttaccatttttcttctttatcttactattattttcttacatatttACAAGAGGAAGAATGTATTAAAGGAAGCCTATTCCCATAATTTATGGGATGGTGCAAGAAAAACTGTAGCAACAGTATGGGATGGACATGCAGCAGTATGGCATg GGTTTAGTCTGTTGCTTGATGTGTTTTGTGCTCTACATGGACCAAGGGAAAAATGTGTTGAAGTACTGAAGAGTGGCCATTTGTTAGCTATTTCACCAGGTGGAGTTCGAGAAGCTCTTCTTAGTGATGAGACCTACAGCATAATTTGGGGAGATCGTAAAGGCTTTGCCCAGGTTGCTATAGATGCAAAAGTG cCCATCATTCCTATGTTTACACAAAATATTCGAGAAGGATTTAGATCACTTGGAGGAACAA gTTTATTCAGATGGCTTTATGAAAAATTCCGATACCCATTTGCCCCTATTTATGGAGGTTTTCCAGTCAAATTACGTACATATTTAGGTGATCCTATCCCATATGATCCAATGGTAACAGCAGAAGAACTAGCTGAAAag acAAAGAATGCAGTTCAAGAGCTAATAGACAGACACCAAAGAATACCAGGAAACATCATGAGTGCTCTGTTGGAACGTTTTCATAGAAAACAAGAAGTcaactag